Part of the Rhizobiales bacterium NRL2 genome is shown below.
CGCCGCTTTCGTCGCCTTCGGCGTAAAGTCCGCCGGCCACTGCCCTGTTGGCGACCGCTGCACCGAGCGCCGGCTCGATGTCCAGGATCTCGTCGGGTCCGACGGCGCGCAGTCCGACGCCGAGCGGCGCCATGAAGTCGACGATCCCCTCCGCCTCGCGCAGCGCCGCGTCACTGTCGTAGACGCGCAGTATGCCCCGGCGTTCGCGGTCGAACTCGGGGCGGACCTCCTCCACGATCTCGTGGAGCCGATGCTGGCTGGCCAGCGCAAGCCGCACCATGCGCCGTGCGTTGCGCCGCCAGACATCGTCGCGGCAGCTCGCCAGGAAGCGCAACAGCCACCACCATTGCCGCGAATCGGCGGTCAGACGCAGTTTGAAGGGACCATCGGCCTGACGCATCCACGCCAGCGCCAGGCGCAGGTTCGACGGACTGGCCCACGGCACCGCCTCGGAGGGGCTGATCTGCGCGCCGTTCGCGTGGCTGGCGCCGGTCGCGGGCTCGGTCTGGCGGTCGATCACCGTGACGCCGTGGCCCCGGCGCGCCAGTTCCCAGGCGGTGGTGATTCCGACGACGCCGGCGCCGAGGACAATGATGTCGGATCCTTCGGTCAAATCGCCTTCAAGCTGTCTGCTTGCCTCGTGATCGTTCCTCGCCCATCGTTCGCGCATGAAGGTCATATACAGTTCCGATCAGCAAGAACATGCGCCGCGCGCATTTATCTCGAGCGGCCGCCTGCTCGACAGTCCCGAACGTCCCGAACGGGCCGAGCGCTTCCTGGAGGCGGTCCGCGCCGCCGGCCACGACATCGAGGCGCCGGGAAATTTCGGCCGGCGGGAAATCGCGGCGGTGCACGGCGTCGATTATCTCGAGTTCCTCGAAACCGCTCATGAACGCTGGTCGGCGCTGCCCGACGCCAGCCCGGAGGTCGTGGCCAACGTTCACCCGGGCCGCCACATGGCGCACCGGCCGGATCACGTGGTCGGTCAGGCCGGTTGGCACATGGCCGACACCGCCTGCCCCATCGGCGCGGGCACCTGGAAGGCGGCTCGATCGGCGGCGCACTGCGCGCTGACCGGGATGCGCTTCCTGCTGGAGAACGAGACCCCGGTCTACGCGCTCTGCCGCCCGCCCGGGCATCACGCCTTTGCCGACATGGCCGGCGGATTCTGCTTTCTCAACAACGCCGCCATCGCCGCGCAGCAGGCCGTGGCCGCCGGGCGGACGGTCGCGATCCTGGATATCGACGTCCACCACGGCAACGGCACGCAGGGCATCTTCTACGGCCGGCGGGACGTGATGTTCATCTCGGTCCATGCGCATCCGGGCGACTTCTATCCGTTTTTCAGCGGTTATGCCGACGAGCGGGGACGGGGCGAAGGCGAAGGCTACAACCTCAACCTGCCGCTGGCCCGCGGGGCGGGCGACGAGGACTATCTCGCGGCGGTGGAGAAGGGTCTGGCGGCCATCCGCCGTTACGGTGCGGACTGCGTTGTGGTTTCGCTCGGCCTGGACGCGCAGGAGAACGATCCCCTCGGCATATTATCGGTCACGACGGAGGGCTTTCGCCGCGCCGGCCGGCTGATCGGCCGCGCGGCCACGCCGGCGCTGATCGTGCAGGAAGGCGGATATCTCTGTCCCGAGCTCGGCGCTAACCTGGCCGCGTTTCTTTCCGGCTATCTGGACCGATAGCGGCCGGCGGCCTGCGGATCTACCAGTCGCTGGCCGGGCACCTGGCGTGCTCCTCGCGATAGCTGGACGGGGTGTCGAGGCGCGCGTTGTCCCGCGCCATCTCCTCGCTGTTCTTGCGCCGGGCATCGGAGACGACCGTGTCGACCGCGACGCGGAAGCGCTCCATCGCCTGCTCGATACTGGCGGCGGGGATGGCGCGCAGCAGGGTCGAACCGCCCAGCGCCGTCTCCAGTTCCTCCTTCAGCCGCCGCACCCCGGAGCGGTAGATCTCAACATGGCGTTGTTCGTGCGCCATGGTGACCCGATAGGGGCAGGTGCCCGGGACGAGTTCGGAAGCGATGAAGACGTCGAGCTGCAGCACGTCGAGGCGGATGTCGAGCCGTTTCAGCCGGAAACAGTCGCGGCGCTGCTCGGCCGCGGCGACCGACATGCGCACCTCCGTGTTCAGCGTGAAGGCCGTGGCGCCGACCTGGCGCACCGCGCCGGCGCGCGCCCCGCGGCCATGCGCCCGCATCGCCTGCGGGATCTCGTCGGAGGCGAGTTCATGGCTGATGCCGGGGGCGGGAAAGGCGAGCGCGATCCCGATCTGCGGCGCCGATGCGCCGCAGGCCGCCTGGACCGTCCCCAGAAACGCGGAGAGGAGAACGGTCACGATACTCAGGCCAGGAAAACGCATGGGCGATTCATGCGCCGAAGTGCGCGGCCACGCAACCCGCCTTGCATCCGGGTCGGTGGCGCGGCCACCGTCCGGCGGCCGGGACAGGCCGTTCAGGCAACAAAAAAGGGCGACCGCGAGGCCGCCCTTCTTCGTGACACCGGCCGGAGCCGGCGATCAGTAATCGCGCTTCTTCTTGCCCCCGAGAATGACGAACTTGCCGTCCGCGCCGGTGAAGACGCCCGGACCGGGCTTCAGTTCCCCATGCATGGGCGGTGGATCGTCAAGCGGCTGGTGGGGGCCGCAGCCGGCCAGAAGGCCGACCGCGACACCAACCAACAGAAGAGGGCGAAGAAGCCGAGACATCAGAACCGGATGATCATGCCGGCCATGACGGTCTGGGCGCTGTCGACGGCATCGCCGCCGAAGTTGTGCCCGACACCCACATAGGCGTCAGCACCCGCGGCCACGCCCTGGACCAGGCCGACACCGAGGCGCGCGTTGTTGTTGCCGTTGGCAACGCCGCCGTTGTTCATCTGGAAGTCGACGCCCAGCGAAGTCGGGCCCATGTCGGAGTAGTTGCCCTTGTGGGCCAGGCCGACATAGTACATGAAGTCTTCTTCGGCGTTGTTGTTGTCCGCGTAGCCAAGTGCGGCATTCACGGCGATGCCGCCGAAGTTCAGGCCGAACGAACCCGCATAGGTTTCATTGTCGAAGTTCGAGTCGTACCCGACACCCGCCAGCACGCCAACGCCGCCGACCTGACCCGAGTACCGCAGTGCACCGGTGATCTGGCCGTTGACGGCATGTGACACCGACGCCGCGGCGCCGCCGAAGGACGGGGTCGTGTAGCGGACCGCGTCGACACGGTCGCCATCGCCGATCGACAGGAAATTGACGCCGGCATTGGCGATGCCCGTGGTGTTCTCCGGGTTGATACCCGCGACACCCGCGAAATTGAACGAGTTGTGGACGATGCCGTCCGTCGCCTCGCTCTGATGGCCCATCGCCAGGGTGCCGAAGCCGCCCTTCACGAACACATAGGCCTGGCGCGTGGCGAAGGTGTCTTCGACCACCTCGTTGTCCAGAACCGCCTGGGCCGAGGAGTTCGATTCCATTTCCATCTCGAGGCGCGTGCCGACCGTGGTGCTGTCGGAAACAGGCGCATCGGCGTCGAAGCGGATGCGGGATGACGCGGCGTCGTTGTCGACGTGCGTCAGGGTGGCGTTGTCGTTCGCGTCGGAGATGAACATCATGGCGCGGTTGATGTGACCGGAAATGGTCAGCTCGACGCCCTTGACGCCCTGGCCGATGCCCTGCTCGACGGTCGAGTTCTTCAGAGCCTCGACTTCCTTCGACAGCGCGTCGATCGCAGCGGACTGCGCCTTCAGCTGGTCTTCCACGCTGCCATGAGCAGCAGCATAGGCGTTACCGGCGGTCAACAGAGCCGCAGCGGCCACACCGGCGAGTAGATATTTGTGGTTCACCTTGTTTGCCCTCCTTAAGGAAAAACGCACTTCCTTCGCCGCCGTTCCGATGAGGCTTGTGCCCTCCGAATTGCGACTTGTTGTCTGTTACGCCAGCAAAGCCGCGGGTGCAAGCGGTTGCGGCCCGGTCCACCGCCGCGTGCGACGGGCCCCCGAGCGAGCATGGCGGGATTCTAACAAATTGATACTAAAGGAAAAAACCAATTGTGAAGCTGGTTCTGCGGGCGCCGGCAAGTCCGGTGTCCCGCCAGTTTCCGCCACTCTGTTGCGCGTTGGCCACATGGTCGCCGATCAGCGCGCGGCGCCGGCGAGGTCGCGCAGGGCCGCGATCACCTCCCGGTCGCGGGGCGCGAGACGCGCGGCGCGGATATAGGCGGTCACCGCCGCCTGGGGGCGGCCGGCGGCGCGATGGGCCCGGCCCAGCGCCTTCCAGGCCTCCGCATTGTCCGGCGCGCGTTCGACAGCGGCTTCGAGAGCGGTAACGCCACTGGCGCCGACCGGCGATCCGGTTTCTCCGGAGAAGCGGTTGAAGCCGTAGACCGCCATGGCGGTGGAGGCTGCGGCGGCGCAGACGGCGATGATGGCGAAGGAGCGCTGCATGGTCGTGGTCCATGGCTTTGAAGGGGCAAGCGATTCGAAAGGCTTATCCTCACTGA
Proteins encoded:
- a CDS encoding acetylpolyamine aminohydrolase; translation: MKVIYSSDQQEHAPRAFISSGRLLDSPERPERAERFLEAVRAAGHDIEAPGNFGRREIAAVHGVDYLEFLETAHERWSALPDASPEVVANVHPGRHMAHRPDHVVGQAGWHMADTACPIGAGTWKAARSAAHCALTGMRFLLENETPVYALCRPPGHHAFADMAGGFCFLNNAAIAAQQAVAAGRTVAILDIDVHHGNGTQGIFYGRRDVMFISVHAHPGDFYPFFSGYADERGRGEGEGYNLNLPLARGAGDEDYLAAVEKGLAAIRRYGADCVVVSLGLDAQENDPLGILSVTTEGFRRAGRLIGRAATPALIVQEGGYLCPELGANLAAFLSGYLDR